From Rutidosis leptorrhynchoides isolate AG116_Rl617_1_P2 chromosome 3, CSIRO_AGI_Rlap_v1, whole genome shotgun sequence, a single genomic window includes:
- the LOC139900751 gene encoding uncharacterized protein → MKIHCRAYDVIDHIIPPPTADSGASTATNTDAISTALRSRLDAIVLQWIYGTISTDLMTTIMADDQTTETAAQAWSTIQNVFQDNKNTRALYLQRQFTNIKLDDFTNVPDYCQEIKNLADQLNNVGDKVSDKRMVLQLIACLNDSFDTVGTYFTQMDDLPTFYVARSKLVLEESRK, encoded by the coding sequence ATGAAAATACACTGTCGCGCGTATGATGTAATCGATCACATCATTCCACCTCCAACTGCTGATTCTGGTGCTTCCACAGCCACTAACACAGATGCAATATCGACTGCCTTACGGTCAAGACTAGATGCCATTGTCCTTCAATGGATCTATGGTACCATCTCTACTGATCTAATGACTACGATCATGGCTGATGATCAAACAACTGAAACAGCTGCTCAAGCGTGGTCCACAATTCAAAACGTGTTTCAAGACAACAAAAACACGCGTGCCTTGTATCTTCAACGACAGTTTACAAACATCAAATTAGATGATTTTACCAACGTGCCTGACTACTGCCAAGAGATCAAAAACTTAGCCGATCAGCTCAACAACGTCGGTGACAAAGTCAGCGACAAACGAATGGTCCTTCAACTCATTGCATGTCTCAATGACTCTTTCGACACTGTTGGTACTTACTTTACTCAAATGGATGATTTGCCTACCTTCTACGTCGCAAGATCCAAATTAGTGTTAGAAGAATCGAGGAAGTAG